In Oncorhynchus kisutch isolate 150728-3 linkage group LG7, Okis_V2, whole genome shotgun sequence, one DNA window encodes the following:
- the LOC109894151 gene encoding thioredoxin-related transmembrane protein 2-B, with the protein MALLTPLLAFLYHLPQVYKWLLKPYYVASLFMSIGFLMIRKTPGICEHLSTQREDGNPCDFDWREVEILMFLSAIVMMKNRRAITVEQHVGNIILFSKVANVILFFRLDIRMGLLYLTLCIVFLMTCKPPLYMGPEYIKYFSDKTIDDELERDNRVTWIVEFFANWSPECQSFAAVYADLSLKYNCAGLKFGKVDIGRYGDVSKKYKVSTSPLSKQLPSLVLFQGGKEVMRRPQVDKKCRAVSWSFTEENIIREFNLNELYQKSKKLNKSKGDRGDKINESQFPPVPEEEEPEVDAQEDETETKKDK; encoded by the exons ATGGCGTTGCTAACACCACTCCTCGCATTCCTCTACCACTTGCCGCAGGTGTACAAGTGGCTGCTAAAGCCATACTATGTCGCGTCTCTGTTCATGTCAATCGGGTTTCTCATGATCCGCAAGACGCCAGGCATCTGCGAACATCTTTCGACACAACGAGAGGATGGCAATCCCTGCGACTTTGACTGG AGAGAAGTGGAGATTCTTATGTTCCTCAGTGCCATCGTCATGATGAAAAACAGAAGAGCTA TAACGGTGGAACAGCATGTGGGGAACATCATTCTGTTCAGTAAGGTGGCCAACGTTATCCTCTTCTTCAGACTGGACATCCGCATGGGCCTGCTCTACCTCACCCTCTGCATCG TGTTCCTGATGACCTGTAAGCCTCCTCTCTACATGGGCCCAGAGTACATCAAGTACTTCAGTGACAAGACCATAGAC GACGAGTTggagagggacaatagagtgacGTGGATCGTCGAGTTCTTCGCAAACTGGTCCCCAGAGTGTCAGTCCTTTGCCGCCGTCTACGCAGACCTCTCCCTCAA GTATAACTGCGCTGGGCTCAAGTTTGGGAAGGTGGACATCGGGCGGTATGGAGACGTGTCTAAGAA GTACAAGGTGagtacctctcccctctccaagCAGCTGCCCTCGCTGGTGCTGTTCCAGGGTGGCAAGGAGGTGATGAGACGCCCCCAGGTGGACAAGAAGTGTAGGGCCGTGTCCTGGAGCTTCACTGAG GAGAACATCATCCGGGAGTTCAACCTGAACGAGCTCTACCAGAAGTCCAAGAAACTCAACAAGTCTAAGGGAGACCGGGGCGACAAGATCAACGAATCCCAGTTCCCACCCGTGCCCGAAGAGGAGGAGCCCGAGGTCGACGCCCAGGAGGATGAGACCGAGACCAAGAAGGACAAATAG